AGGGTGCACGAAGAGATCCGATGCACGGAGAAGATCCGGCACGTCCGTCCGTCCGCCGGCGAAGCGGACCGCCCCTTCGATCCCGCGTTCCCGGACCCGCGCCTTCGTCGCCTCCATCGTCCCGGAATCCCTTCCGACCAGCAGGAAGATGACGTTCGGGAATGCCGGTACGACACGGGCGGCGGCCTCCACAAGTTCCTCGTGTCCCTTGTAGGGGTAGAAGTTGGACACGCATGCGGCGACGATCGCGTCGGACGGGATCCCCTCGCGCCGCCGGAACGCCATCGCACTTCCCGGCGTCCACGGCTCGATCGGGGCCACGCCGTTGTAGATCTTCCGCAACTTCCCCTCCCAGTGCCGCTCCGTCCGCTCCACGTCCCGCCGCACGGCGTCGGAATTCACAAGGATGACGTCCGCGAGGCGGTTCCCCACCGGCTCTATCCGGGCCAGCATGGGGTAGTCCGTCTTGTAGTTCGCGAGCGCCCTCTTGCTCACGATGATCCTTCGCACTCCGGCCAGACGCGCGGCGATCGGTCCGAGGACGTTCGCGGCGGGGAGGTAGGCGTGGAGGATGTCCGGCGTCCGCTCCCGGAGAAGGCGCGTCAGGGCGACCAGCGTCAGCAGTTGCTCGAGGTAGCCCTTCCGGAACCGCCGTCCCCTCGCCGGGTCCCCCATGACCGTTACCGGGATCCTCTCCGCGAACGCCCCGTGCAGCGACCCTCCTCCCGCGACCGTCACGAGGGAGAGATGGAACCGCGCCGGATCCATCCTCCGCACCAGGTGGAGTACGTGCCGCTCCGTTCCCCCGGCCTCGAGGTTCGGGAGGAGGTAGACGATGTTCAGCGGTCGCGTGCGCCCGGGTGAGCCCATCCCCACGCGTTACGTCCTCCTCGCGAGTAGTTTTCCATAGAATTGCTCCATGCCCTCGACCATTTTCCCGATGGTGAATCGCTCGAGAAGCCGTATCCTTCCCGCCTGTCCCATCGCCCGTGCCCGGACCGGGTCGCGAATCAGGGCCAGGAGACCATCCGCAAGCTTTCCCGGGTCCCCCACCGGAACGATGATCCCCGTGGTGCCGTCGACCACCGCCTCGGGGATCCCGCCCGCGTCGGTCGCCACGACCGGTTTTCCGGCGGCCATCGCCTCGAGGATCGTGTTCGGGAATCCCTCCGTGTGCGAGGGGTGGACGACCAGGGTCGAGGCGGCGATGATCCGGGCTGCGTCGTCGCGCTCTCCCGTCAGCAGCACGTTCGC
The bacterium genome window above contains:
- a CDS encoding glycosyltransferase, which gives rise to MGSPGRTRPLNIVYLLPNLEAGGTERHVLHLVRRMDPARFHLSLVTVAGGGSLHGAFAERIPVTVMGDPARGRRFRKGYLEQLLTLVALTRLLRERTPDILHAYLPAANVLGPIAARLAGVRRIIVSKRALANYKTDYPMLARIEPVGNRLADVILVNSDAVRRDVERTERHWEGKLRKIYNGVAPIEPWTPGSAMAFRRREGIPSDAIVAACVSNFYPYKGHEELVEAAARVVPAFPNVIFLLVGRDSGTMEATKARVRERGIEGAVRFAGGRTDVPDLLRASDLFVHPSREEGFSNAILEAMAAGLPVVACDVGGNPEAVVDGETGRLVPPRDPERFAGAMVELIADESKRTSFGEAGLRRADGRFSIDRMVGEMESLYDSMAREGR